In Candidatus Polarisedimenticolia bacterium, the sequence TTCCCGATTCCAAGGTTCGAATCAAGCATGTCAACCTGCCGCACTTCGAGATGTCCATCACGCTCGAACCGATCGCGACGGGGACTCTCGTCTCCTGGGTCGGTGTCTTCGAGAACCGTGAGTTTGCCGAGAAGATGCGCCGGTTCCTCGAGACGGCGAATGAGCAGAACCTGGACCGCCTGGCTCGCGAGGTCGCGGGCACGCAGCCAGGCGCCTAGACTGCCGATGGTGGTACGCTTCACAGCGAACCTGTGCCATCTCGAGGGTTGGCCCGGCGATCGCGGCGGAACGATCCGGGCGAGTCGCGGGAAGAGTCTCGGCAGGACTTCATGGGGGAGCGATGGCGCTGTCCGCAATCGTGGCATGGTACATCGGCATCGGGCTGCTGGCGGCCGCAGGAGCCGTCACTCTTTCGAGCAAGCTGCTCAGCGCGAAGGGCGAGCAGATCTTCTTTGGTCTGTTCCTCGTTCCAATCGCCGGCATGTATCTGACGTTCACGACCTACTTTGCCAGCACGGATGCGTGGCGGCTGGAAACCGTCGCCGTGGTCGTGTTTGCGGTTCTCGGCGTTCTGGGGAGCCGCGTAGCCTTCTTGCTGGTGCTGGGATACGCGCTCCACGGCGGGTGGGATCTCCTGCACGAGAGCTGTGCTCACACGGGAGTCTGCTTCGGCACGAGGAGCTGGAGCGAGATTCCTCTGGCATACGGGTTCTTCTGTGCGACCTTCGATTGGTGCATGGCCGGGTACTTCTTCACCCGTCGCCGGCAATGGAGCGCGGCATGGAGAGGACAGGCACGTTGAGCGGGATTGGACACCGGCCGGCCCTTGTCGCCATTTATCAAACCTCAACACCAAGGAAGAGAAGCGGGCATGAAGAAGAGCGGGTCGCAGAAGGGCGATTCTCCTTCCCGGCTGATTGACGCGAGAATCAGGGAGCTGGACGACTGGCGCGGCGAGATGCTCGGGCGGCTCCGTGCCCTGGTCAAAGAAGCCGATCCCGAGGTTGTCGAGGAGTGGAAGTGGGAGGTTCCGGTCTGGTCTCACGACGGAATCATCTGCACGGGAGAAGTCTACAAGAAGGCCGTGAAGATGACTTTCGCCAAGGGGGCGTCACTGAAGGACCCTTCTCGCCTCTTCAACTCCAGCCTCGAGGGGAACACGAGGCGCGCCATCGATTTCCACGAGGGGGAGAAGATCGACGAGAAGGCCTTGAAGACCCTCATTCGGGCTGCCGTGACCCTGAACGAGGCGACCTCCCGAAAATAGTCGCGCAGATGGGACCTGAGATACGACCGTTTCGAGCTTGAATCACCGCCGTCCGGGAGTGAGCGGGATGGCTGCGAAGAGATCCAGAAAGCCGGCGAGCCCCAGGAAGAAAGCAACCGGAAAGGCCGATGCAAAGACGGCCAAAGGGCGAAAAGCCGTCCCGAAGCGGTGGTCCGGCAAAGGCACGAAGCCGGCCCTTCTCGCGGGCGGCAATCCCCAGATCGCGATGGGCGACGGCGACGCTCCCGTGCAGGCCTTTATCGCCGCCATGCCGGGATGGAAGCGTGAGGTCGGCCGCCGGCTCGATGCCCTGATCGCGCGCAACGTCCCCGGCGTGCGCAAGGCGGTCAAATGGAACTCGCCCTTCTACGGCATCGCGGGCCAGGGCTGGTTCCTCAGCTTTCATTGCTTCACGAGGTACGTCAAAGTCGCTTTCTTCAGCGGCGCATCACTGAGTCCTCCCCCTCCCGGCAAGTCTAGGCACGAGGAGGTGCGCTACCTCGACGTTCTCGAGAAAGATTCGCTCGACGAATCTCAATTCACCGACTGGGTGAAGCAGGCGTCCCGGCTGCCCGGCTGGGGCAAGGCCTGACAAGAGTGAGATGCGATGAACGGTCAATCCGGCTCAAGCGGTTTCCAATGAGCATTCGCCATGACCGAGCGCACACTCGATAACCCGGTATGATGTGCACGAGACAAGTACGCCGCTGGCCGTGAATCGCTCCGTCAACCGGACCCTGGGACGATCCTCGCCATGACCCATCCTGCCCTCGATGCTCTGGCCCGGCTCCGGGAAGGAAACCGCCGCTTCGTCGAGAACCAGTCGTCGGCCGCGTCCGATTTGAGCACCGCACGCCGGGTCGCCCTGATCCAGAAGCAGGAGCCGTTCGCCATCGTCCTGGGCTGCTCCGACTCCCGCGTTCCCGCGGAGCTGGTCTTTGACCAGGGACTCGGCGACCTGTTCGTCATCCGCGTGGCGGGGAACATCGTCGCGCCGTCGCAGATCGGCAGCGTCGAGTTCGCCGCGTCACGCTTCGGGACGCGGCTGGTGGTCGTGATGGGGCATTCCCAGTGCGGCGCGGTGCAGGCGACCGTGGAGGAGCTGCTGGGCAGGATGACGACCCAATCACGAAACCTTCGGTCGATTGTCAACCGCGTCCGTCCCTCGGTGGAGTCGTTGATCGGTGGACTTCTGCCGCTCGACGTCGAGGCGCTGATGCGCGACGCGGTTCGCGCCAACGTCAAGGCTTCGGCAAGCCAGCTGCGTCACGGATCGGACCTGCTCGAAGAATTGATCCGGAGGGAAGGGCTTCTCGTGGTGGGGGCGGAATACTCCCTGGAAACGGGAGTCGTGACCTTCTTCGACGGCGTCCCGGAAGAATGATGCGCGAGGAATCGAGCTGGCTCTTTCTCGAGCAGTTCCTGGCGGGAGAGGTGTCGGCCGCCGACTTGGAGGCGTGGTTTCGGAGCACGCCGGGACTCGAGGCCGCCCTGGGGAGCCGGGCCTACCAGGATCTCAAGTCTTTCGACTCACGGCAGCCCCAGCCAGGGGAGGAGCTGGTGAAGCTCGTCCGGTCCATCTATGAGTATGCGCGGCCGGGCAGGCTGGCGCGCGACCGTGCTTTTCGAATCGCCCGTGGGCTGGTCAACGGCAACGTTCCCATCCATGACGGGGTGCGGGCGCTCGCGGCGCTTTGCATGGATGGATACGATTGGGTCCCCGGCATGTTCGTCCGCATGCACTGGGAATTCGACAAGATTCCCAAACCGGAACAATACGATCAGTGGGAGCCGGGTGCTCTGGCCGCGAGGCTCGACGAGAGCCGGCAGATGACCCGGCAGCATCGCCCGGCGATTCTCGATGCGGCGCGCGAGATCATCTCCGCGTATCACAGGGACTATGGCAGCTGACACGGCCTACCCGCCGGCGCGGGACGCTCGGGCATGGCGGAGCAGAGGCCGGCGTCCGGCAGCGAGGTGGCATAATGCCCTTCAAATCCAAGGCCCAGCGGCGCAAGTTCGCACAGCTCCTGGTCGAGGGCAAGATCACGCCCGAGACCTTCGAGGAATGGAATCGCGAGACCGGGGGCGCGAAGCTCCCGGAGCATGTTCGCCCCAAGACGAAGAAGACAGGCCCGGCGCGGAAGCGTCGAGCCAAGAGGAACGGACGGAAACCCGCTGCAAAGCGGATGCGGCGGCCGACATCCACGCGAAAGAAGCGCAAGTGACGAGGTCATTCAAGGGGGAGCAAGGATGAATGAAGATTCCCCGACCGGGCTTTCGGAGGTCTGATGTCCGCCTATCAAAGCGCCGTTCCCGTCCTGCAGGTCGCAAACGTCGAGGCCAGCGTGCGGTGGTACATCGACGTGCTCGGCTTCGTCCCGCAAACGTTTCCGCAAAACCCTCCCTTCTCCTTCGCCATGCTGCGCCGGGACGGCGCGGAGATCATGCTGCAGTGCGGGGAGCGAGGGAAAGACGGCGGGCCCGATCCCGAGTTTCTGTGGTCGGTTTATCTCAGGATCGGCGACGCGGCGGTGCTCGAGGTCGCGGCCGCCGCCGGCACGAAGACGCAATTGCTGCGCGGGCCGGAGCGGATGTTCTACGGCCTCGTCGAGTTCGAGATCTGCGATCCCGACGGGTATCGGATATGTGTCGGCGGTGAAGCCCCTCCAGGTGCGAACGTCAAGATGCACCAGGAGTAGTGCGCTCCCCGGCGGCCAGGCGGGCTCGCGCGAGATGAAGAAAAACGACAGGACCGCAGTGCCGCCTCTGCTCGCCAGGCTCCGGAAGCTGTGTCTCTCGTTGGTCGGCTGGTCGCTCCGCGCCCGGCCAGGAAACCCGCAGGACGGCGGGCAGGATCCGAAACAGCCCGGAAGCGCCGGCACGGCGGGAAAGACCGCGTGAGATGACGCAATCGTGACATGCCGAGTCCCCGGAAATGGCCAGTAATAATGATAGGGAGGGCCGGTGGTGACACGCGAGAGCGCGCAGCAGTTGGCGCAGGAGTGGATCGCCGCATGGAATGCTCATGATCTCGAGCGGATCCTGGAGCACTACGAAGAAGGCGTGGAGCTGATCTCGCCCGTGGCCGCGAAGCTGCTGACGAGGAAGGATGGAAAGGTAAGCGGCAAATCCGATTTGCGCAGCTATTTCCGGAGAGGCCTGGAGGCCTATCCGGGACTCCGGTTCAAGCTGCTGGAAGTTTTTTGCGGTGTCAGCAGTGTCGTCCTGAATTACGAGAACCAGAGAGGAACGCACACGGCCGAATACATGGAGATTTCGCCGGATGGCAAGGTATCGCGCGTCGTGGCGAACTACAGAGACTGATCGACTCCAGGGTTGCCTCTTGAGAAGCAGAGCGGGCGAGGGTGCCTGATGCTCAGACTCTATTACCATCCGGTATCCACCTTTTCGCAGCGTGTGCGAATCGCGCTGGTCGAGAAGCAGATCCCCGCCGAGCTGGTCGAGGTCGATCTCTTCGCCAAGGCCCAGCACCGCCCTGAATACCTGGCCCGAAATCCCTATGGCCGGGTGCCGGCCATCGAGGAGGACGGCTTGGTGCTGTACGAGTCGACGGCCATCCTGGAGTATCTCGAAGCGACGCGGCCTGCGCCGCCGCTGCTGCCGGCCGATGAGCGGCAGCGGGCGATTGTGCGCATGCACGTCAGGCTGTGCGATCTGGAGCTGGCCGAGCCGGCGCGAAGAATCCTGGTGCCCAAGCGCTTCTTGCCGGAAGCGATGTGGCGCCTGGACAAGATGACCGAGGCCAGGGCGCGGATCCAGAAGCACTTCACCATCGTGGAAGGACAGCTGGGCGGCAGGGAATACCTGGTTGGCAGCCAGCTCAGCCTGGCCGACGTCTGCTACGCGCCGTTCCTGCAGTTCGTCCCGATCCTGGAGGTGGAGCTGGGCCCGCAGACCGCCGCGTGGGCCGCCGGCATCCTGGCGCGGCCGAGCGTGCAAGAGACCCGTCCCGCCCGGTGAGGCACGAGGCTGAGCCATGAAGGTGCGCATGAGAAGCCGCGGCGCACCTGGAGGTCAGAGATGAGCGAGGATGAAATCCGGCAGACGATTGTCGACCAGGAACATCTCAAGCTGCTCTCCATTGGATACCTGATCTCGGGTTGTCTCGACGCCTTCTTCTCGCTGCTGGGCCTGTTCTACATTTTCATGGGCGTATTCCTCTCCAGGGTCATCGCCCGCGCCGGCGCCGCGAACATGCAGGGTCCGCCGCCCGAATTCGTGGCCTGGATCTTCGGGTTCCTCGGGGTGGCCATACTCCTGATCATGATGGCGTCCTTCGTGCTCAAGGTCCTCGTGTACCAGCGTCTGAGGCAGCGCCGATCGCGCATTTTCTGCATGGTGGTCGCGGGTCTCACCTGCATCTGGATCCCGTTCGGCACGCTGCTGGGCGTGCTCACCTTCCTGGTGCTGGCCCGGTCGTCGGTCATCCGGCTCTTCGAGGAGACGGACGCCGCCGGGCAAGGAGATTCCGGGGTGGGTGCGTGATGCCCGAACAACCGGTCGAGCTGAATCTCAGGCTGGCAACCCTCTCCGACGAGGCGCTGCTTCAGGTCGCCACGGTCGATCGGGAGAAGTACACTCCGGAATCGGTGTCCCGGGTGACCGAAGAGCTCCGGCGGCGGGGGGTCACCGAGGTAACGCCTGAGCTCTACGAGCGGGTGCGGGCCGGGGCCCGGGCAACGAACGAGCCGATGTATGGCGGATTCTGGCGTCGGCTGGCGTCACTTTTTCTCGACCTCCTGGTGCTTTCACCCTTCGTGCTCATGGCTCTTTGGGTCGATTCCTTCAGCCGCTTTTCGCAGGCCTGCACGCTGTTGCCGAACCTGGGATTCTCTATCTTCTATCACGTGGGCCTCGTGCAGCGCTTCGGGGGAACCCCTGGAAAGCTCCTGATGCGGCTGAACATCACGAAGCTGGATGGCACTCCGGTCGGTTGGCGTGAGGCGTGGCTGCGTTTTCTTCCGGACCTGATCTTCAGCCTGTCGATTGGCTTGTCGATGTCGTACGCTTCCTTCAGGATGACCGAAGCAGATCAGGCCCTGGCGTTCGTGGCGCGCACTCAGCGCCGCGCGGCCCTGGCGCCAGGGTTCGCGACGATTCAGCTCGTGAACAATCTCTGGGTATGGAGCGAGTTCCTCGTCCTGCTCACCAACAGGAAGCGGCGCGCGCTTCACGACTTTCTCGCCGGCACGGTGGTCGTTCGCAGGCCATCGGCGCCGCGGGACCTGGAGACAGAGCTCTCCACGGTTTCCTGAGGCAACGATGGCGACGTTCTGCCTCATCCACGGGAGCGGGCAGGGGCCCGAGGGGTGGAAGCTGCTGGCGCAGGAGCTCGAGGGGCGCGGACATCGCGTATTGACGCCTGCGTTCGACATCCAACGGACCGACGAGGGAGCCGCCTGGCATGCCGACTGGCTCGTCGAATCCATGACCGCCTCACAGACGAAGCCGTCGGAGACGATCTGCGTCGCGCATTCGGCGAGCGGGATTTACCTGCCACTGATCGCCGAGGGCTTCCGGCCGCGCCGCATGGTCTTCCTGGCGGCGCTCATCCCGCGCCCGGGTCGCAGCGTTCTCGAGCTGGTCCGCGACGATCCGTCGATGTTCAACCCGGGATGGGTCGGACGCAGCCCCAACGAAGATGGCGTGGCCAGAGAGTTCGTGTTTCACGACTGCCCGCCGGAGCGTATCGAGTGGGCCATGTCGACGCGCATTCTCTTCTATGCGACGCGGGCGCTGGGGGAGCCATGCCCGCTGAAGGCCTGGCCGACCGTCCCGGCGTCCTATATCGCCTGCGCCGATGACCGGACCATCGCGCCGGCGTGGCAGTGCCGCGCGGCCCGGGAATGGCTCGGCGTCGAGCCGGTGGTGCTTCCCGGCGGACATTGCCCGCACGTCAGCCGTCCTGGTGCGCTGGCGGACGCACTCGAGCGGGTCGCAGATGCGTCGGGAGCTCGAGGATGAAGGACCGTTGGAGTGCGAGGCGCATGCGAATCTGCCTGGCTGTGATGGCCCTTGTGGCGGCGGAGGGCTGCAGCCGGTCGCCTCTGCTGGTGGAGGGGCCGGTGGATCTCGGCCCCTCGCCGATTGTCACCCGATTCGAGCGGCCGATGCGCGTTTCTGGAGCGCGATGGGAGATCTGCTTCGAGTTCGACCGCCCGGGAGACAGCCATGATGCCGAAGCGATCGATGCCGTGCTTCTCGCTGACTCGGGACAGCGGCATCCGCTGGTCGACTCCGAGCTGGATCGTCGCGGCGAGGCGACCGTCTGCCGGATCGGCAGAATCGACGCATGGGAGCCGGGTGGACGGATCGAGCCTGAAGAGAAGGAGCTGCGGTTCGTGGCGGTCGAGCTGTCCTCCGCAAAGTGGCTGCGGCTGCGCCAGATTCGCGGTGGCAGCGCGTCGTGACGGAGCGGCCGGCCGCGCGCAGGCATGCCGCCTGGCTCGACCAGCTTCCGTCGGTCGTCCAAGAGCTGCAGCGCCGCTGGTTATTGACCCTCGAGCCCGCGTGGAGCAGGGGCGAGGACGGCGCCGCCTGGGTCGCGCCGGCCCACCGGGACGGCGTGCGCATGGTGCTGAAAATCGGCATGCCGCACATGGAAGCCGACCACGAGATCGAGGGGCTGCGGTTCTGGAAAGGCGATCCGACGGTGCGCCTGCTCGAGGCCGATGCCGGCCTTCACGCGCTGCTCCTCGAGCGCTGCGAGCCGGGCGCTCCGTTGCGCGACCTGCCGGAAGCTGAGCAGGACGTCATCCTTGCCGGGCTACTGCGCCGTCTCTGGCGGAAGCCGTCCGTGCCGCACCCGTTCCGTACGCTTTCGACGATGCTGCAGTCCTGGGGGGATGAAACACTCGCCGCCAGAGCACAATGGCTGGATTCGGGCCTCTTGCTGGCCGGATTGAGGCTGTTCGAAAAGCTGGCACGGCCGTCTCCGGACGATGTGCTGCTGGCCACCGACCTTCATGCGGGCAACGTCCTGCGGGCGCAGCGCGAGCCCTGGCTGGCGATCGACCCCAAGCCCTTCGTCGGCGATCGCGCCTATGACGCCACGCAGCATCTCCTCAACTGCCGGGCGCGGCTGGCGGCGGACCCTGTGGCCACGATCCGACGCTTTGCCGACCTGCTCGACGTCGACGCGGAGCGCGTTCGCCTGTGGACCTTCGCGCGGATGGCGTCGGAGCCGCGCGATTCATGGACCGACGAGGACCTCGCGCTGACGCGGTCGCTGGCATGAGCGGCGCACCGGCGAGAGGAGCGATCCGATCGTGCAGGCCGAGCGACGCGGCGAGAGTCTGCGACATCTACAATCATTTCGTGCGCGAGACGGTCGTCACGTTCGAGGAGGCGCCGGTCGCGGAGCGCGACATGGTGCAGCGCATCGAGACGACCGTGACGCGCCTGCCGTGGCTCGTGTGGGAGCAGGACGGCGCGCTTGCGGGCTATGCCTGCGCCACGCCCTGGAAGAGCCGGTCGGCCTACCGTTTTGCGGTGGAGAGCACGGTCTACGTCTCGCAGGCCTTCGCGCGACAAGGGATCGGCTCCCGTCTGTACGGTGCGCTCATCGACGAGCTGCGCGCCCGCGACATCCACTGCGCCGTCGGCGGCATCGCCCTGCCAAACCCGGCGAGCATCGCCCTGCACGAGAAGCTGGGATTCGTGAAGATCGCGGAATTCAAGGAGATCGGCTACAAGCTCGGACGCTGGGTGGACGTCGGATATTGGGAGCTGCTGCTATGATCATTGTGGGTGAGATGCGAGCTCTCGCCTGGCGGCAGATGAAGCGGCGGCTCGAGTGGAGGGCCTCTTGAGCGACTTGACCGCGCCCCGTTGGAGCGTCGCTCCCTTTTTTATCGTGGACGACGTGGTCGCCACCGCCAACCATTACCGGGACAAGCTGGGCTTTCACTACGATCGCTTCTGGAGCGATCCTCCCGCTTTCTGCATGGTGAAGCGCAACGGCGTGGTTCTCATGTTGGCGCAGCTGGAGGGGAAAGGGCTCATGCGTCCGAATCGGATGGTCGACCCGGAGGGGGGAGCCTGGGACGCCTACCTCTGGATCGAAGACGCGGACGGACTGTTCGCCGAACTCAAGTCTCGGGGGGCGACCATCGTCCGCGAGCCCTGCGACCAGATCTACGGCTGCCGCGACTTCGAGGTCGAGGATTGCAACGGCTACCGTCTATGCTTCGGACAGGACATCCAAAACCGCTGACTCCCGTGCCCGCGCGAGGCGCCTGCGCAGTTCTCGCGCTCCTGACGGTCGCCTGGCGATAGGCGGAGCCATCACACGGCACGTCCACCAGGCGGAGGGCGTCTTCGATGCGATCCCTCGAAGCCACGATCGAGATCCATGCGAGCCCGGTCGCCGTGTTCGATCTGATCCACGATTACGGGCGCCGGCTGGAGTGGGATCCTTTCCTCCGGGAGGCGCGCCTCCTCGACGGCGCCGAGGCGGCCATTGGTGTCACGGCCCGTTGCACGGCGCGCGGCGGCTTCGGCGGGTTGTCGATGGATACCGTCTACGTGTCGTTCGATCGCCCGCGCGTCGCGGCGGTCAAGATGACGCGCGGCACGGCGCTGCTGGAGAGCTTCGCGGCGACGCTGCGTCAGGACGAGCTGGACCCGGGGCGCACGCGCGTCACCTACCGCTTCAACTTCGCCACGCGGCCGCGCTGGCTCAGGCCGCTTCTCGAGCCGATCGCCGGGGCCCTCTTCATGCGCGAAACCCGCCGGAGGCTTGCGGCCCTGAAGCGCCACCTGGAGCAATCCCGCCCGTAGATCGGAGCGTTCAGCTGCGGCCGCGCCGGCCACCAGCTCGGAAATATTGATTACTGCCCACTACCGACCCCAAGAGATATTGCCGCAGGCGCGAGCCGTCAGCTGTAAGGCGCAGTTTAGAAGTCGGCGAATAACCTCTTATTGATTCGGCCGGCGTCCCGCCGCAAACTCATCTTGCAGGAAAGGAGCGCCTGGAGCGATCATGCCGAGCCCCGCGAGGAGAAACACCGTCCGGCTGGCGATGGCGCCGGAAGGATGGGTCTATCGGCCCGACCTGATCGGGCCCGAGGAGGAGCTCGACCTCATCCGGCGCATCGAGCCGCTGCCCCTCGAGGAATTCGAGTTCCGCGGCCATCTCGGCCGGCGGCGCACCGTCTCCTTCGGCTGGCGCTACGATTTCAGCGGGCGCGGCCTGCAGCCGGCCGACGAGCTTCCCGATTTCCTGCGCGAGCTGCGCCACAAGGCCGCCGCCTTCGCGCAGCTGAGAGAGGAAGACCTGACACAGACGACGATCATCGAGTACATGCCCGGCGCGGCCATCGGTTGGCATCGTGACCGGCCGGTCTTCGGAGACGTGGTCGGCTTCTCGCTCCTCTCGGAATGCGTTTTCCGCTTCCGCCGGAAAAGCGGCCCCGGGTGGGAGCGCTATTCGATGACCCCCGGGCCGCGATCCGCCTACCTGCTGCGCGGCCCGGCACGGACCGAGTGGGAGCACAGCATCCCCGGCGTGGCCGCGCTGCGCTACGCGATTACCTTCCGCAGCCTTCGTCCCGATCCGGCGGAGCGATCGAGACCACGAAGGCGCTGAGCATGAGCGTGCTATCCTAGGCGCGGCTTCGGCATTCCGGCACGTCCCATCTCAAAGCCTTTCCTGGAGAGCGGACATGACGCGCAGGAATAACTCCCGGGTCGCGGGCTTCACCTTCCTCCTCTACATCGTCGCAGGCATCTCCTCGATGGCCCTCAAGAATCGCGATCCCGACAATGGCCTGCTCGTACTGCTTACCCTGCTGACCTCCTTGTGCGCCTTGACACTGGGCGTGACGCTGTACGCCCTGACGCGCTCGCAGGATCCCGACCTGGCGCTGCTGGCCCTGACCTGCCGGATCATCGAAGCGATCCCCGGCGAGGACGGTGCGATCTTCTTCTCCGTAGGGAGCACGATCTTCGCATGGCTCCTCCTGCGCGGCCGGATGGTGCCGGGGGTTCTCGGGTGGCTCGGAGTGCTCGCCTCGGTGCTGCTGGTCGTGGTGCTGCCGCTGCAGCGGGCCGGAGCGATGGGTGGTCCGGGCAGCTGGGCCTCCATGCTCACCTGGGGGATCTGGTTTCCGATGCTGATCTTCGAGATCTGGCTCGCCATCTACCTGATCGTGCGGGGGGCCGCCGAGCCCGGCCCGGCGGCCTGAGGACGGGGCACGGAAAGCGAGAGGGCATCATGAGCGAGATCGATCCCGGATCTCTCGCGGCGGAGCTGGACGAGCTGCACCGGCAGGCGAAGGAGAGCTTCCGGCAGCGCGACGTGGCGGGCACCATGGGGATCTTTGCGCGCGATCTGAGATACCGGCAGGCGAACGGGTCGGTCATAAGCTGGGACGATCTGGCGCGCGACGTGGCGGCGCAGCTGGCAAAAGTGGAATCGGCGGCAAGCGACTACACGCGGGAGTCGCTGCAAGTGGATGGAGAGCGCGCCATCGAGGTCCTCGAACAGCGGGCGTCGGTGACGATGCGGCGGTTCCTCATCTTTCAGAGCGTCCTGCGGGTCGAGCGGCGCGGGCGGTACCTGTGGACCAGGACTCCCGGGGGCTGGAGGATCCGGGAAGTGGAGATTCTCCACGAGCAGGTCCTGAGCGGAAAGGAGTGAGCCGTGCCCGAAGAGCGCGAGCAGGCGGAGGCGATGCTGGAGGGGGACGGCAGCGACTGGCCGCCGGTTGCCGACAGGGTGCGGCAGGCGCGGGAGCGGGTTGGACTGTCCGTGGCCGAGGTGATGGATCGGCTCGGGATGTCGGGGACCGAATACCAGGACGTCGAGTGGCATGACGACGAGGTCTTCACGAGCCTCTCGGTGAAAGAGATCGCGGCGCTCGCCGGAATCCTGAAGATGACGGTCTCGGAGATGCTGTTCGGCTCGCGGGCGACAGGGCTCGCCCCGCCCGTCTCCTACGCGGAGATTGCCCGGCGCCTCGAGGAGCTGGCACGCTCCGAGAAAACCACCCTGGACGAGCTGGGGAATCGAATCGGCTGGGATCTGGATCCGATCGTCCGGAACCCGGAGGCGCTGGGAGATCTCAACATCCCGGGGCTGCACGACATCTGCAAACCCCTCGGTCTCGACTGGCTGTCGATTCTCGAGCTGCCGGGCGGGAAAACCGGTTGATCCGTTGATTACGAAGCATGACTGCGGCGCGTGGGCCGGGGCGCCTGAGTCCAAACCTTCAAGCACTTGTTCTGGGAGTCAGAAGATGCGCAAGGTAGTCCTGGCGGTGGCGGCGGGCGTTGTCCTGGCGGGCACGGCCCTGGTTGCTTTGACGGGTGTGGCATTGCCGGCGGAGACGGGCAAAGGGGCTCCGGTGGACGTGGGACCGGGGCGCGTCGCCTGGTTCGACATCACCACCACGAACCTGCCGAAATCGGCGAAATTCTACGGCGAGCTGTTCAAGTGGGACCTCACGCCGCTCAAGGGAACCGACCAGGCGATGGAGATTGTCTCGGGAGGCACGTCGATCGGGACGATCCGCGTCGCGGAGGGGACGATCAGCTCGTTCAACGGCGTGGTCTACATCCAGGTGCCGGACATCCAGATCAGCTGCAAGAACGCCAAGATGCTGGGAGGCAACATCCCGGAGGGCTTTCCCTTCAACCTGCCGGACGGCAAAGGCTCGGTGGCGGTGGTGATCGATCCCGCCGGTCATCCGATCGGACTGTATTCCAAGACGCTGCTTCCACCGGCTCCTTCGGCGGCGAAATAGTCCAGCGCTTCCCCGGGAAGGGATGAAACCTCGGGGTCCCGGCGACGTTATAAAGCATCGGGGACTCTCCATGACACCCTTGCCGTTCGCCTGGCCAACCTGGATGGTCTACTGGGCCGTCTATGTCTGGGTCTACTTTCCGGAATCGAGGGTCATCCGCAAGTCGCGGCAAAGCGGTCCCCGGCCGGTGGAGGACCGCGGCTCGCTGCGCATCCTTCTCCTCAGCTTCAGCGCCGCGGTCTTCGGAGCGTTCCTCCTCGCCTTCGCGGCACCCTGGGCGGCGCTGCCGGGCCACCCTCTCTTCTGGTTCGTCACGGGGCTGGTCCTGCTGATCGCCGGCAGCCTCCTGCGCCGCCACTGCTTCAAGGTCCTCGGCAAGTTCTTCACCGGCGCCGTCACCATCCAGAGCGATCATCGCGTCATCGAGGAGGGGGCCTACCGGTGGGTGCGCCACCCCTCCTACAGCGCGGC encodes:
- a CDS encoding arsinothricin resistance N-acetyltransferase ArsN1 family B; amino-acid sequence: MSGAPARGAIRSCRPSDAARVCDIYNHFVRETVVTFEEAPVAERDMVQRIETTVTRLPWLVWEQDGALAGYACATPWKSRSAYRFAVESTVYVSQAFARQGIGSRLYGALIDELRARDIHCAVGGIALPNPASIALHEKLGFVKIAEFKEIGYKLGRWVDVGYWELLL
- a CDS encoding VOC family protein, translated to MSDLTAPRWSVAPFFIVDDVVATANHYRDKLGFHYDRFWSDPPAFCMVKRNGVVLMLAQLEGKGLMRPNRMVDPEGGAWDAYLWIEDADGLFAELKSRGATIVREPCDQIYGCRDFEVEDCNGYRLCFGQDIQNR
- a CDS encoding SRPBCC family protein; the encoded protein is MRSLEATIEIHASPVAVFDLIHDYGRRLEWDPFLREARLLDGAEAAIGVTARCTARGGFGGLSMDTVYVSFDRPRVAAVKMTRGTALLESFAATLRQDELDPGRTRVTYRFNFATRPRWLRPLLEPIAGALFMRETRRRLAALKRHLEQSRP
- a CDS encoding alpha-ketoglutarate-dependent dioxygenase AlkB, which produces MPSPARRNTVRLAMAPEGWVYRPDLIGPEEELDLIRRIEPLPLEEFEFRGHLGRRRTVSFGWRYDFSGRGLQPADELPDFLRELRHKAAAFAQLREEDLTQTTIIEYMPGAAIGWHRDRPVFGDVVGFSLLSECVFRFRRKSGPGWERYSMTPGPRSAYLLRGPARTEWEHSIPGVAALRYAITFRSLRPDPAERSRPRRR
- a CDS encoding DUF4386 family protein, which produces MTRRNNSRVAGFTFLLYIVAGISSMALKNRDPDNGLLVLLTLLTSLCALTLGVTLYALTRSQDPDLALLALTCRIIEAIPGEDGAIFFSVGSTIFAWLLLRGRMVPGVLGWLGVLASVLLVVVLPLQRAGAMGGPGSWASMLTWGIWFPMLIFEIWLAIYLIVRGAAEPGPAA
- a CDS encoding nuclear transport factor 2 family protein, yielding MSEIDPGSLAAELDELHRQAKESFRQRDVAGTMGIFARDLRYRQANGSVISWDDLARDVAAQLAKVESAASDYTRESLQVDGERAIEVLEQRASVTMRRFLIFQSVLRVERRGRYLWTRTPGGWRIREVEILHEQVLSGKE
- a CDS encoding helix-turn-helix transcriptional regulator gives rise to the protein MPEEREQAEAMLEGDGSDWPPVADRVRQARERVGLSVAEVMDRLGMSGTEYQDVEWHDDEVFTSLSVKEIAALAGILKMTVSEMLFGSRATGLAPPVSYAEIARRLEELARSEKTTLDELGNRIGWDLDPIVRNPEALGDLNIPGLHDICKPLGLDWLSILELPGGKTG
- a CDS encoding isoprenylcysteine carboxylmethyltransferase family protein; protein product: MTPLPFAWPTWMVYWAVYVWVYFPESRVIRKSRQSGPRPVEDRGSLRILLLSFSAAVFGAFLLAFAAPWAALPGHPLFWFVTGLVLLIAGSLLRRHCFKVLGKFFTGAVTIQSDHRVIEEGAYRWVRHPSYSAALLIVLGTTLPLGNWLSVAFAFVLALFGYTYRARVEEQALLAALGDPYARFMESRRRFIPYVY